Part of the Bacteroidota bacterium genome is shown below.
GGTACGTATCAAAGTGGATAGTACCTTGAAAGCGAATGATATTCCTGCCCTATCTATCGGAATCGTATATGATGGGAAATTAGCGTACTTCGAAGGGTTTGGCACATTAGATCGAGAAAGCTCTGAAAAAGTGGATGAGCAGACGGTGTATCAAATCGGCTCCGATACGAAGAAGCTTACAGCCATTATCGTAAAGCACCTGGTACAGGAAGGGAAGCTTGATCTGGATGCTTCGATAGCAACGTACCTTGGTCACGAAGTGTCAGCAGACACTAAAGAACAATTGAGGCAAGTTACAGTACGGCAGTTGCTTCGGCACACAGCCGGCGTGCCATACCGTGCAGCCAGCAACAAGCGTATCGATGGTGATCCGATGCTGGTTGCCTACTCGACAGCAGATTTGTTGAAAGATATCAATGGGTTAATGCTGGCGTCAGAACCGGGGACTAAATTCGGTTATTCAAATTTTGGTTATGCCCTCATTGGGTATATTTGCGAGCGCGCTTCATCACAGACCTATGCTGCCTTATTGAAGAAATATGTAGCAGGAAAATATGGTTTGGCCAATACGTTTGTGCACCCAAGTCATCAGCAGGTGTCCCTAGTTGCAACACCATACAGGAAAGATGATCGCGCAATCAAATCCCAACCTTGGAACATGGGACGTATGACGCCGGCCGGCGGCGTTTACTCAAATGTACGTGACCTTTCCCTGCTGATGATAGAACAAATAATGACATACAGACAGCAAGAAAGTGGAGAAATAGAAGATTCACCACTCATATTGACAACTCATGCAGACAGCTCGCATTATGGGCTTGGGCTTGGTAAAACAGTCCGAGCGGGACGGACCTGGTATGGGCATGGCGGTGACCTGGATGGTTTTGCGAGCGCCTATGTGTTTTCGCCTGAATATGAAAGGGGACTGATTATCCTGACAACGAGTGGTGGTAGCTGGGTTGGCCGTTTGGAAAATGAAATCAAAGATGTACTTTTTAGATGAGCGTAATAGGTAGTAGTTTATGAAGCCTGAAACAGGCAAGCAAACTGGGTTTTGAATCCTGATCGTGTTGTTTTGACGCACCCAGATTTCGTAAAATAAACTATGGTATATCAAGCCTATGCACCCGACGCACCGGTGCTGACAGACGCGCTGGATGCTATGTTTTATCTCAAGGGTTACGCACCCGAACATGGTATAGAACGTTTGGTGCCCGATGCAAAACTTTCTATTGTTATTGAGTTGGATGGGCAGGAAAGGCATATTTATGACAACGCATCCCATCAACCGGTACAGTCTTGTACCAGGGCCTGGGTGTCAGGTATGCAGACTGGGTACATATCTATCAGTGCGCTCCAGCAGACGGAATTGCTGGCCATTCAGTTTAAACCAGGTACTGCACATCCATTTTTAAAGTCGCGACTTGATGCGTTACAAGACAAGGTCGTGCCGGCGGGTGATGTCTTTGGCGAAGGTATCTACGCGTTGCGGAAGCAAATCAAAGCAGCACCTGAACCAGTTGATAAACTCGAAACCGCCGCACAATGGCTGCTGGTCCAGTACGATGACGGCAGGCAAACAAACAAGGCTGTTAGTGACGCGTTGGCACAAATCATCGCAAATCCGGTAGCGCCAACGCTGAAAGAGATCATGGTGCAGTCGGCGTATTCAAAAAAGCATTTTATCGATCTGTTCAAAAAATACGTCGGCCTTTCTCCCAAAGCGTTGCAGCGGGTACTCCGCTTTGCTGAAGTAATGGCGCTTGTTCAAGACGAGAAAAGCATTCAATGGGCGCAGGTGAGCCTGGATTGTGGCTACTATGACCAATCACATTTCATCAAGGACTTTCTGCATTTCTCAGGCTTTAACCCACAGGCTTTTCTCGACGAAGACCATGACCGCCCCAATTTCTTTCCCGTCGATTAGGGGTGGTAATTTTTTTACAATACAATGACGGGCGAGACGGTGATTTTGTTAACTGAATCTCCGCACGAAGTCTCAATTAAACGTAGTTTAGCATGAAGGTCAGGGTATCAGGTATTTTAAGCACGCTGTTGCTGATATTTACTACCGGCACGGTCCAGTATTGTGCTGCACAGAAAAGTATGCAGGACGAGCAGTCTGAAATTGTTAGTCGGGTTGACAGTACAACTGCCGGCGAACTCATTCTCACACAAGAAGTTGTGATACATGCAAGCCTGGAGGAGGTGTGGGATGCATACACCACCGAAGCCGGCTGGGCGAAATGGAGCGCACCATTGGTATCCATCGACCTGCGCGCCGGTGGCATCATCCGAACGAACTACAATGCAGAAGGCACACTGGATGACGAAACCACAAATACGCTTTTCATTCGCAACTACGTACCCTACCAGCTCATAACGCTGCAGGCCGACATTGCACCTAACTGGCCTGAATTTATGAAATCCGATGCGGATAACCTGTACAACGTGGTGCTCTTTGAATCATTGGGCGAAAACAAAACACGGCTTGTGTCCCATGGCATGGGATACCAAAACAATGAGAAGTATTGGGACCTGATGGCGTTCTTTATTAAAGGCAATGAAATGAGCTACCAGAAGCTGAAAGAGGTGCTGGAGTAAGGTAGTAGGATACTGGGGCTGCAAACTGCCTTGCATGTCCTCACTTGTTGCATAAGAGACTGGATCCCGGAGCAGGTCCGAGGTGGCGAGTGGGCTGGAAAGAACAGCATTGCTAATCTGGCTAGGTGTTAATATTTTAGCACTTCACTCACCCCATTCTGATCTATGACGCTTTCGCTCAAATCAGTCCTGCTCTTTGCAGGTTTGGCAACTGCCCTTACCGCATGCACACCCAATACCGACGAACGCACCGCAGGTGTGCCGGCTGATTCTATTGCATCGATCGTTACCCTGGCAGCCCAGCAGTTTCTAGATACCACACCGCAGGCAGTTGGATTTTCC
Proteins encoded:
- a CDS encoding serine hydrolase domain-containing protein, with translation MKANDIPALSIGIVYDGKLAYFEGFGTLDRESSEKVDEQTVYQIGSDTKKLTAIIVKHLVQEGKLDLDASIATYLGHEVSADTKEQLRQVTVRQLLRHTAGVPYRAASNKRIDGDPMLVAYSTADLLKDINGLMLASEPGTKFGYSNFGYALIGYICERASSQTYAALLKKYVAGKYGLANTFVHPSHQQVSLVATPYRKDDRAIKSQPWNMGRMTPAGGVYSNVRDLSLLMIEQIMTYRQQESGEIEDSPLILTTHADSSHYGLGLGKTVRAGRTWYGHGGDLDGFASAYVFSPEYERGLIILTTSGGSWVGRLENEIKDVLFR
- a CDS encoding AraC family transcriptional regulator yields the protein MVYQAYAPDAPVLTDALDAMFYLKGYAPEHGIERLVPDAKLSIVIELDGQERHIYDNASHQPVQSCTRAWVSGMQTGYISISALQQTELLAIQFKPGTAHPFLKSRLDALQDKVVPAGDVFGEGIYALRKQIKAAPEPVDKLETAAQWLLVQYDDGRQTNKAVSDALAQIIANPVAPTLKEIMVQSAYSKKHFIDLFKKYVGLSPKALQRVLRFAEVMALVQDEKSIQWAQVSLDCGYYDQSHFIKDFLHFSGFNPQAFLDEDHDRPNFFPVD
- a CDS encoding SRPBCC domain-containing protein — translated: MKVRVSGILSTLLLIFTTGTVQYCAAQKSMQDEQSEIVSRVDSTTAGELILTQEVVIHASLEEVWDAYTTEAGWAKWSAPLVSIDLRAGGIIRTNYNAEGTLDDETTNTLFIRNYVPYQLITLQADIAPNWPEFMKSDADNLYNVVLFESLGENKTRLVSHGMGYQNNEKYWDLMAFFIKGNEMSYQKLKEVLE